A stretch of the Capsicum annuum cultivar UCD-10X-F1 chromosome 8, UCD10Xv1.1, whole genome shotgun sequence genome encodes the following:
- the LOC107839158 gene encoding (+)-neomenthol dehydrogenase isoform X1 (The sequence of the model RefSeq protein was modified relative to this genomic sequence to represent the inferred CDS: added 18 bases not found in genome assembly), translating to MAEKTTSTRYAVVTGGNKGIGYETCRQLASKGVVVVLTSRDEKKGIEAIERLKEESNFTDEHILFHQLDIMDPASISSLVNLIKTKFGRLDILINNAGISGVMVEGDVQVLKEILERYISIVFTEDENGEEGGWTKSGPGSVTNYELTKECIETNYYGAKRMTEAFIPLLQLSNSPRIVNVASSMGKLKLLCNKWAIEVLRDADSLTEEKVDQVVNEFLKDFTEKSTESKGWPSYFTAYKVSKASLIAYTRVLATKYPNFRINSVCPGYCKTDVNANTGSLTAGEGAESLVNLALLPNDGPSGLFFYRKEVTFF from the exons ATGGCAGA GTATGCAGTAGTGACTGGGGGGAACAAAGGGATAGGATATGAAACATGCAGACAACTAGCAAGCAAAGGTGTAGTGGTTGTGTTGACATCAAGAGATGAAAAGAAAGGCATTGAAGCTATTGAAAGGCTCAAGGAGGAGTCAAACTTCACTGATGAACACATTTTGTTTCATCAACTTGATATTATGGATCCAGCTAGTATTTCTTCTCTTGTCAACCTCATCAAAACCAAATTTGGAAGGCTCGATATTTTG ATTAACAACGCAGGAATTTCTGGAGTTATGGTAGAAGGAGATGTACAAGTACTAAAAGAGATACTAGAAAGATATATCTCAATCGTTTTTACTGAAGATGAAAATGGA GAAGAGGGAGGTTGGACGAAATCAGGTCCTGGCAGTGTTACAAATTATGAGTTGACAAAAGAATGCATAGAGACAAATTACTATGGTGCAAAAAGGATGACTGAAGCATTTATCCCTCTCCTTCAGCTCTCTAATTCACCAAGGATTGTTAATGTCGCTTCTAGCATGGGAAAGTTAAAG CTATTGTGCAACAAATGGGCAATAGAAGTGCTACGTGATGCTGATAGCCTCACAGAAGAAAAGGTAGATcaggtggtgaatgaatttctcaAAGATTTCACAGAGAAATCAACAGAATCCAAAGGATGGCCAAGTTACTTCACAGCCTACAAAGTCTCAAAAGCATCGTTGATTGCCTACACAAGAGTTTTAGCTACCAAATATCCGAATTTTCGAATAAACTCTGTATGTCCTGGCTATTGCAAAACAGACGTAAATGCAAATACTGGAAGCTTAACTGCTGGAGAAGGTGCTGAGAGCTTGGTGAATCTTGCTTTGCTTCCAAACGATGGACCTTCTGGCCTTTTCTTTTACAGAAAGGAGGTCACTTTTTTTTGA
- the LOC107839158 gene encoding (+)-neomenthol dehydrogenase (The RefSeq protein has 1 substitution, 1 frameshift, 1 non-frameshifting indel compared to this genomic sequence) has product MAEKTTSTRYAVVTGGNKGIGYETCRQLASKGVVVVLTSRDEKKGIEAIERLKEESNFTDEHILFHQLDIMDPASISSLVNLIKTKFGRLDILINNAGISGVMVEGDVQVLKEILERYISIVFTEDENGEEGGWTKSGPGSVTNYELTKECIETNYYGAKRMTEAFIPLLQLSNSPRIVNVASSMGKLKLLCNKWAIEVLRDADSLTEEKVDQVVNEFLKDFTEKSTESKGWPSYFTAYKVSKASLIAYTRVLATKYPNFRINSVCPGYCKTDVNANTGSLTAGEGAESLVNLALLPNDGPSGLFFYRKEVTFF; this is encoded by the exons ATGGCAG AGAAATATGTGTTA ATCAGGTATGCAGTAGTGACTGGGGGGAACAAAGGGATAGGATATGAAACATGCAGACAACTAGCAAGCAAAGGTGTAGTGGTTGTGTTGACATCAAGAGATGAAAAGAAAGGCATTGAAGCTATTGAAAGGCTCAAGGAGGAGTCAAACTTCACTGATGAACACATTTTGTTTCATCAACTTGATATTATGGATCCAGCTAGTATTTCTTCTCTTGTCAACCTCATCAAAACCAAATTTGGAAGGCTCGATATTTTG ATTAACAACGCAGGAATTTCTGGAGTTATGGTAGAAGGAGATGTACAAGTACTAAAAGAGATACTAGAAAGATATATCTCAATCGTTTTTACTGAAGATGAAAATGGA GAAGAGGGAGGTTGGACGAAATCAGGTCCTGGCAGTGTTACAAATTATGAGTTGACAAAAGAATGCATAGAGACAAATTACTATGGTGCAAAAAGGATGACTGAAGCATTTATCCCTCTCCTTCAGCTCTCTAATTCACCAAGGATTGTTAATGTCGCTTCTAGCATGGGAAAGTTAAAG CTATTGTGCAACAAATGGGCAATAGAAGTGCTACGTGATGCTGATAGCCTCACAGAAGAAAAGGTAGATcaggtggtgaatgaatttctcaAAGATTTCACAGAGAAATCAACAGAATCCAAAGGATGGCCAAGTTACTTCACAGCCTACAAAGTCTCAAAAGCATCGTTGATTGCCTACACAAGAGTTTTAGCTACCAAATATCCGAATTTTCGAATAAACTCTGTATGTCCTGGCTATTGCAAAACAGACGTAAATGCAAATACTGGAAGCTTAACTGCTGGAGAAGGTGCTGAGAGCTTGGTGAATCTTGCTTTGCTTCCAAACGATGGACCTTCTGGCCTTTTCTTTTACAGAAAGGAGGTCACTTTTTTTTGA
- the LOC107879230 gene encoding short-chain dehydrogenase/reductase 2b-like, whose protein sequence is MAKECLETNYYGVKRMTEAFFPLLQYSKSPRIVCAKGVLSDTEHLTEEKIEEVINQYLKDFKEDSLQAKGWPSLMSAYILSQAVMNAYSRIMAKKHPSIQINCICPGYVKTDISYNRGVFPAEEGAKSPVRLALQPDNSPSGLFFVRKEVSSFK, encoded by the exons ATGGCAAAGGAGTGTCTTGAGACAAACTATTATGGTGTGAAAAGAATGACTGAAGCATTTTTTCCACTCCTCCAATATTCCAAGTCGCCGAGGATTGTCTGC GCTAAAGGAGTATTAAGTGACACTGAACACCTcacagaagaaaaaatagaagaggtGATAAATCAATATCTGAAGGACTTCAAAGAAGATTCACTTCAAGCCAAGGGCTGGCCTTCTCTCATGTCAGCCTACATACTCTCTCAAGCAGTGATGAACGCGTACTCCAGGATCATGGCAAAGAAGCACCCATCTATACAGATAAATTGCATCTGCCCTGGTTATGTGAAAACGGATATCAGTTACAATCGTGGGGTATTTCCTGCTGAAGAAGGCGCGAAGAGTCCTGTAAGGCTTGCTCTGCAGCCTGATAACAGCCCTTCTGGTTTATTCTTTGTTCGGAAAGAAGtctcatctttcaaataa